The following coding sequences are from one Rattus norvegicus strain BN/NHsdMcwi chromosome 11, GRCr8, whole genome shotgun sequence window:
- the Slc35a5 gene encoding UDP-sugar transporter protein SLC35A5 isoform X5 yields MAVIFSNFSIITTALLFRIVLKRHLNWIQWASLLILFLSIVALTASTKTSQHDLAGHGFHHDAFFTPSNSCLHFRRDCSLGDNCTSKEWAFSDVQWNSTARVFSHIRLGLGHVLIIVQCFISSMANIYNEKILKEGTQHTESIFIQNSKLYFFGIVFNGLTLVLQSSNRDQIQNCGFFYGHNAFSVVLIFVTAFQGLSVAFILKFLDNMFHVLMAQVTTVIITTVSVLVFDFRPSLDFFLEAPSVLLSIFIYNASKPQHLECAPRQERIRELGGNLWERSSGDGEELERLTKPKSDDSDDDTL; encoded by the exons ATGGCTGTTATCTTCTCGAATTTTAGCATTATAACAACAGCTCTTCTCTTCAGGATAGTGCTGAA GCGGCATCTAAACTGGATCCAGTGGGCTTCCCTCCTGATTCTGTTCTTGTCTATCGTCGCCCTAACTGCCAGTACCAAAACGTCACAGCATGACTTGGCAGGACATGGATTTCATCACGATGCCTTCTTCACCCCATCTAATTCCTGCCTTCATTTCAGGAGAGACTGTTCCCTAGGAGACAATTGTACATCGAAGGAGTGGGCTTTCAGCGACGTCCAGTGGAACAGCACAGCCAGAGTCTTTAGTCACATCCGTTTGGGCTTGGGCCACGTTCTGATTATAGTTCAGTGTTTTATTTCCTCAATGGCCAATATCTACAATGAGAAGATCCTGAAGGAAGGGACACAGCACACTGAGAGCATCTTCATACAGAATAGCAAGCTTTATTTCTTTGGCATTGTGTTTAACGGGCTGACCCTGGTCCTTCAGAGCAGTAATCGTGATCAGATTCAGAACTGTGGGTTTTTTTATGGCCACAATGCATTTTCAGTAGTCCTTATTTTTGTGACTGCCTTCCAGGGCCTTTCAGTGGCTTTTATCTTGAAATTCTTAGATAACATGTTTCATGTCTTGATGGCCCAGGTGACAACTGTCATCATCACAACAGTGTCCGTCCTGGTCTTTGACTTCAGGCCCTCTCTGGATTTTTTCCTAGAAGCCCCATCAGTCCTCCTctccatatttatttataatgctAGCAAGCCTCAACATCTAGAATGTGCACCTAGGCAAGAAAGGATCCGAGAGCTAGGTGGCAATCTTTGGGAGCGTTCCAGTGGG GATGGAGAAGAGCTGGAACGACTTACCAAACCCAAGAGCGATGACTCAGATGACGACACTTTGTAA
- the Slc35a5 gene encoding UDP-sugar transporter protein SLC35A5 isoform X6 translates to MSYPIFSLRHLNWIQWASLLILFLSIVALTASTKTSQHDLAGHGFHHDAFFTPSNSCLHFRRDCSLGDNCTSKEWAFSDVQWNSTARVFSHIRLGLGHVLIIVQCFISSMANIYNEKILKEGTQHTESIFIQNSKLYFFGIVFNGLTLVLQSSNRDQIQNCGFFYGHNAFSVVLIFVTAFQGLSVAFILKFLDNMFHVLMAQVTTVIITTVSVLVFDFRPSLDFFLEAPSVLLSIFIYNASKPQHLECAPRQERIRELGGNLWERSSGDGEELERLTKPKSDDSDDDTL, encoded by the exons GCGGCATCTAAACTGGATCCAGTGGGCTTCCCTCCTGATTCTGTTCTTGTCTATCGTCGCCCTAACTGCCAGTACCAAAACGTCACAGCATGACTTGGCAGGACATGGATTTCATCACGATGCCTTCTTCACCCCATCTAATTCCTGCCTTCATTTCAGGAGAGACTGTTCCCTAGGAGACAATTGTACATCGAAGGAGTGGGCTTTCAGCGACGTCCAGTGGAACAGCACAGCCAGAGTCTTTAGTCACATCCGTTTGGGCTTGGGCCACGTTCTGATTATAGTTCAGTGTTTTATTTCCTCAATGGCCAATATCTACAATGAGAAGATCCTGAAGGAAGGGACACAGCACACTGAGAGCATCTTCATACAGAATAGCAAGCTTTATTTCTTTGGCATTGTGTTTAACGGGCTGACCCTGGTCCTTCAGAGCAGTAATCGTGATCAGATTCAGAACTGTGGGTTTTTTTATGGCCACAATGCATTTTCAGTAGTCCTTATTTTTGTGACTGCCTTCCAGGGCCTTTCAGTGGCTTTTATCTTGAAATTCTTAGATAACATGTTTCATGTCTTGATGGCCCAGGTGACAACTGTCATCATCACAACAGTGTCCGTCCTGGTCTTTGACTTCAGGCCCTCTCTGGATTTTTTCCTAGAAGCCCCATCAGTCCTCCTctccatatttatttataatgctAGCAAGCCTCAACATCTAGAATGTGCACCTAGGCAAGAAAGGATCCGAGAGCTAGGTGGCAATCTTTGGGAGCGTTCCAGTGGG GATGGAGAAGAGCTGGAACGACTTACCAAACCCAAGAGCGATGACTCAGATGACGACACTTTGTAA